CCAGCATGGGGGCCATCGTGGGGGCGCTTTTCGCCGCGGGCAAGACCCCGGCGGAGATGTTGACCATCGCCCACAAAACCCCCTGGCTGGGTCTTCTGGGCTTCTCCCCCAGGGAGGGGATTTTCTCCCGGAGGAAGCTCAAGGATTTCCTGGCGGAGCACCTACCGGAGCGCTTTGAGGAGCTCAAAAGACCCCTGGCGGTCACGGCGGTGGATGTGGTTTCGGGGCGGTTGCTTTTCCTAACCCAGGGGGACCTGCCCAGCGCCGTTTTGGCCTCGGCCGCCTATCCTGGGCTCCTCGCCCCGGTGGAGCGGGAGGGGCAGCTCCTCTTTGATGGGGGGGTCTTGGACAACCTGCCGGTGGACGCTGCTCGTCTTTTGGGGGCCACGGAGGTCTATGCCGTGGACGTGACCCCGGAACGGGAAGGGGGAGAGGCTCCCAAGGGGCTTTTGGCCCTGGCCCGGCGGGCGGTGGACCTCATGCAGTTCCACCTCACCTCGGTGCGCCTCACCCTGTACGCTCCAGAGGTGTACGTGAGGCCCCATCTGGCTGGGGTGGGCATAGAGGAATTCCGTCGTCTGGAGGAGATCGTGGAAGCAGGGCGGAAGGCAGCAAGGCAGGCTTTAGCGGGTAGAGTGGGAGGGATATGAAGGCGTTTTGGGACTATCTTTCCAAGGAGTGGTTCCGCCAGGTGGGGGAAGCCCTTCTGGTGGCGTTTTTGGTCACCACCTTTGTCTTCACCACCGTGGGGGTGGTGGGGCAGAGCATGTTCCCCACCTTGCAGAACGGGGAGCGGGTCCTGGTGCCCAAGTGGGAGACCTGGTTGGTGCGCTTTGGCCTTATGGAGTGGCGCAGGGGGGAGGTGGCCATCCTTAAGCCTCCGGAGGGCACGCCCAACGCCACCGCCCGCTTTCCCCTCCTGGGCTTTAGCTTCCGGGCCTTCTTCATCAAGCGCATCGTGGCGGTGCCCGGGGACGAGGTCTATGTGGAGCGGGGGGTGGTCTATGTCAACGGCAAGCCCCTGGACGAGCGGCACATCACCGATCGCATCGCCCCCTGGCCCGATTCCTTTCCGGGGGTGTGCTATAAGGACGGGCGCATGACCCGGATCCTCACCCAGCAAGGGGATTTTCCCGTGGAGCTTCTCCCCGCTTACCTAAGGCCCCTTAAGGAGATGCTCCTGCCGCCTTCGCCGGAGGTTCTGGCCCGAAGCCGCCTCACCGAGGCCTGCGAGGTGGGGAAGATCCGCCTAAAGGAGAGGTACTATTTCGTCATGGGGGATAACCGCACCCTGGGAGGCTCGGAGGATTCCCGCACCTTTGGCCCAGTGCCCCTGGAGTCCATCGCCGGCCGGGCCAGCTTCGTGTGGTGGCCCATCTTCGTGCGGGAAGAGGGGAAGATCCGCCTGAACCTGAGGAGGCTTTCCCCACCCCCCGCCTACCAGGTGCCCTGAAGCACCGCCACCACCAGCCGGCCGGGGCCGTGTACCCCTTTGACCATCACCTGGCCGATATCCGCGCTTTTGGAGGGGCCGGAGTGAAGGCCTAGGGCGCTGGGAAGGGATTTCAGGTCCAGGAAGGCCTCGAGGAGGCTGGGATACACCTTCTCTTCCCCCACCAGGACCAGGTGAACGGGGGGCAGGAGCTGCGCCTTCCTGCCGTCCTCCGAGGAAAGGGCCACGGTACCCGTTTCCGCCACGGCGAAGAGGGCCCGGGAGACCCCTAGGGGGGCTTCCTCGGGAGGAAGCTCCGGCAGGAGGCGGAAGGCGGCGGGAACCCCCTTGCCGTAGGCGGCCCCGGCAAGCCCTTGGGCCAGGTTCGCAAGAAGCCTCCTCACCCCTTCCTCGTCCAGGAGGTGGCCCTCGGCCCCGTTTTCCGCCAGGCGCTTTAGGAAAAGCTCCAGGGGGTCTTGGGAAAGGGCCGGGTGGGGGTGCTCGGGTAGAAGGGCCCTGGGCCTTTCCCTAAGGGCCTGCCGTATGCGGCTTAGGATGCGGGATCTGGTGTCCATGGCCTTACTCCTCGAGTTCCTGCCAAAGCTCGTGGAAGGGCTTAGGGCTGGGCTTCAGGGGGCCGCGGCCCTCCGTCCAGGCCTTCAAGAGGGGGAGGAGGTCCTGGGGCAGGGGGAGGCCCCTTAGGGCCTTGGAGAAGAGCCGGTAGAGGCTTGGGCTTTGCATCACCTGGGAAAAGGCCTTGATGGCGCCTTTTTCCCAGGTGGGGGCGAGGCCCCGTTCCACCGCCCGGTTTCGCCAGGTGAGGAGGAGCTTGGGGATGGGGATCTTCACCGGGCAGGCCTCGTAGCAGGCTCCGCAGAGGGTGGAAGCGTAGGGAAGGGGGTAGGTGTCCTCGAGGCCCAGGAGCCCGGGGTCCAGAACCGCCCCTATGGGCCCCGAGTAGACGTAGCCGTAGGGATGCCCCCCGGTCTGGCGGTAGACGGGACAGGCGTTGAGGCAGGCCCCGCACCGGAGGCACCGCAAGACCTCCCAGGCCTCGGGGTCGTGGAGGAGGGTGGTGCGGCCGTGGTCCACCAAGACCACGTGCACCTCCTTAGGGCCTTCCTCTTCCTCCCTCGAGGGGCCCTGGATGAGGGAAACGTAGGTGGAAAGCCGTTGCCCCGTGGCCGCCCGGGCGGTGAGGGGGAGGAAGAGGGCCAGGTCAGCGAGGCGGGGAAGGAGCTTTTCGATCCCCACGAAGGCCACGTGTACCCTGGGGAGGCTGGTGGAAAGGCGGATGTTCCCCTCGTTTTCCATGAGGGCCAGGGTACCCGTCTCCGCCACCAGGAAGTTGGCCCCGCTGATGCCCAGTTCGGCGGTGAGGAAGGCTTCCCGCAAGACCTTCCTGGCCACGGCGGCCAGGGCCTCGGGGGAGGCGTCCAGGGGGGTACCGAAGCGCCCGTGGAAAAGCCTTTGGATCTCGGAGAGGGCCAGGTGGATGGCCGGGCCCACGATGTGGCTTGGGGGTTCTCCCAGGAGCTGGATCAGGTACTCCCCGAGGTCGGTTTCGTACACCTCCACTCCCAGGGACTCCAGAAGAGGGTTCACCCCAAGCTCCTCCGTGAGCATGCTCTTGGCCTTCACCGCCCGCTTTACCCCGTGGCGGGCCACGACCTCCCTCAGGATGCGGTGGGCCTCCTCGGGGCCCTCCGCCCAGTGCACCTGTACGCCCTTTTCCCGCAACCTTTTCTCTGCTAGCTCCAGGTAATGGTCCAGGTGGGAGAGGAGGTGGTCCTTGACCCTCTTGGCCCTCTCCCGCCAGGCCTCGGCGTCGATCTCCCCGTAGGCCTTCTTGCGGCCTTGTTCAAAGTGAAGGGTGGCCCCGGTGACCGCTTCCCGCACCCCGGGTTTTTCCCTTAGGAGCCTGGCGGCTTCCTTGGGGTAGAGCTTGGCCTTAACCCCCATACGCCTCCCATAGAAGGGTGGCCAGGGGAACCACCCGCATGTTCTCCCCCCGCTTGCCCATGCGCCCAGAAAGGTGGAGGAGGCACCCGGCGTCCGTGGAGGTGA
This window of the Thermus neutrinimicus genome carries:
- the lepB gene encoding signal peptidase I, which gives rise to MKAFWDYLSKEWFRQVGEALLVAFLVTTFVFTTVGVVGQSMFPTLQNGERVLVPKWETWLVRFGLMEWRRGEVAILKPPEGTPNATARFPLLGFSFRAFFIKRIVAVPGDEVYVERGVVYVNGKPLDERHITDRIAPWPDSFPGVCYKDGRMTRILTQQGDFPVELLPAYLRPLKEMLLPPSPEVLARSRLTEACEVGKIRLKERYYFVMGDNRTLGGSEDSRTFGPVPLESIAGRASFVWWPIFVREEGKIRLNLRRLSPPPAYQVP
- a CDS encoding LutC/YkgG family protein gives rise to the protein MDTRSRILSRIRQALRERPRALLPEHPHPALSQDPLELFLKRLAENGAEGHLLDEEGVRRLLANLAQGLAGAAYGKGVPAAFRLLPELPPEEAPLGVSRALFAVAETGTVALSSEDGRKAQLLPPVHLVLVGEEKVYPSLLEAFLDLKSLPSALGLHSGPSKSADIGQVMVKGVHGPGRLVVAVLQGTW
- a CDS encoding patatin-like phospholipase family protein; the protein is MRGLALSGGGARGLAHIGALEVFLEAGLDFQVVAGTSMGAIVGALFAAGKTPAEMLTIAHKTPWLGLLGFSPREGIFSRRKLKDFLAEHLPERFEELKRPLAVTAVDVVSGRLLFLTQGDLPSAVLASAAYPGLLAPVEREGQLLFDGGVLDNLPVDAARLLGATEVYAVDVTPEREGGEAPKGLLALARRAVDLMQFHLTSVRLTLYAPEVYVRPHLAGVGIEEFRRLEEIVEAGRKAARQALAGRVGGI
- a CDS encoding LutB/LldF family L-lactate oxidation iron-sulfur protein, with translation MGVKAKLYPKEAARLLREKPGVREAVTGATLHFEQGRKKAYGEIDAEAWRERAKRVKDHLLSHLDHYLELAEKRLREKGVQVHWAEGPEEAHRILREVVARHGVKRAVKAKSMLTEELGVNPLLESLGVEVYETDLGEYLIQLLGEPPSHIVGPAIHLALSEIQRLFHGRFGTPLDASPEALAAVARKVLREAFLTAELGISGANFLVAETGTLALMENEGNIRLSTSLPRVHVAFVGIEKLLPRLADLALFLPLTARAATGQRLSTYVSLIQGPSREEEEGPKEVHVVLVDHGRTTLLHDPEAWEVLRCLRCGACLNACPVYRQTGGHPYGYVYSGPIGAVLDPGLLGLEDTYPLPYASTLCGACYEACPVKIPIPKLLLTWRNRAVERGLAPTWEKGAIKAFSQVMQSPSLYRLFSKALRGLPLPQDLLPLLKAWTEGRGPLKPSPKPFHELWQELEE